The following are from one region of the Eubacterium sp. MSJ-33 genome:
- a CDS encoding PP2C family protein-serine/threonine phosphatase — protein MVDVAMLTKRGGRDHNEDYIRKATYKDQLCLILCDGLGGHACGEVASELVAASVAEIFSKQGYYAGFFKDAFEQAQKDLLAEQERRDLRNSMKTTLVVLVITPELIQWAHIGDSRLYRVYDNGTKYQKTRDHSLVQILCDTGEIKESEIREHEDRNKLLRAMGAKWGSKTYDVSAVLERGETQAFALMTDGFWEYVYEEELLDTLKGTDTAQAWLDAMERFVLKRADMTKTDNYSAIVVRVAG, from the coding sequence ATGGTAGATGTTGCGATGCTGACAAAACGTGGGGGAAGAGATCACAACGAGGATTACATACGAAAAGCAACATATAAAGATCAATTGTGTCTGATTTTGTGTGACGGACTTGGAGGACATGCCTGTGGAGAGGTTGCATCGGAACTGGTTGCGGCGAGCGTAGCAGAGATATTTTCAAAACAGGGATATTATGCAGGATTTTTTAAGGATGCATTTGAGCAGGCGCAGAAAGACCTGCTTGCAGAGCAGGAACGGAGAGATCTGCGCAATTCAATGAAGACGACACTCGTTGTACTTGTGATCACACCAGAGCTTATACAGTGGGCACATATCGGGGACAGCCGTCTGTACCGGGTCTACGATAACGGCACAAAATATCAGAAAACAAGAGATCACAGTCTGGTTCAGATTCTATGTGATACAGGTGAGATTAAGGAATCGGAGATCCGGGAACACGAAGATCGGAACAAGTTGCTTCGTGCGATGGGCGCAAAATGGGGCAGCAAGACATATGATGTGAGTGCGGTGTTAGAGCGTGGGGAGACGCAGGCATTTGCGCTGATGACAGATGGATTTTGGGAATATGTTTACGAGGAAGAACTGCTTGACACGCTGAAAGGAACGGATACAGCGCAGGCGTGGCTGGATGCGATGGAACGATTTGTGCTCAAGCGGGCAGATATGACAAAAACCGATAATTATTCTGCAATTGTCGTTCGTGTGGCAGGATGA
- a CDS encoding HAD family hydrolase, whose protein sequence is MFRAVVFDMDGVITDTEKLYRRFQLEEGRKLGIPDDVMLVACEKIAGGTKYTNKERFEEVVGMGIDYFDFREAVVNKLDAHIQAHGVELKPGVAETLKYLKEKGVKVGLATSTVRERATGYLKAHHIDRYFDELVFGDTVEHGKPAPDIYLKACEMLDVKPEEAIAVEDSINGILSAGRAGMYPVMVIDLIEPNDITKQYAKKVYEFGRIDRLKELI, encoded by the coding sequence ATGTTTCGAGCAGTTGTATTTGATATGGATGGTGTGATTACGGACACCGAGAAATTATATCGACGATTTCAGTTAGAAGAAGGCAGGAAGCTTGGAATTCCGGATGATGTGATGCTTGTTGCATGTGAGAAAATTGCAGGTGGCACGAAATACACGAACAAAGAGCGGTTCGAGGAAGTTGTAGGAATGGGAATCGACTATTTTGATTTCCGGGAAGCCGTTGTGAACAAATTAGATGCACATATACAGGCACATGGTGTAGAATTAAAGCCGGGTGTCGCGGAGACATTGAAATATCTGAAGGAAAAGGGTGTCAAAGTCGGACTTGCAACATCTACGGTACGTGAGCGTGCAACCGGATATCTGAAAGCCCATCATATTGACCGGTATTTTGACGAGCTGGTGTTCGGCGATACGGTGGAACACGGTAAACCGGCACCGGATATTTACTTAAAAGCGTGTGAGATGTTAGACGTGAAGCCGGAGGAAGCAATCGCGGTGGAAGATTCTATCAACGGAATCCTGTCTGCCGGTCGCGCAGGTATGTATCCGGTCATGGTAATCGATCTGATTGAGCCAAACGACATTACGAAACAGTACGCAAAGAAAGTATACGAATTCGGACGCATTGACCGCCTGAAGGAGTTAATATAG
- a CDS encoding Ig-like domain-containing protein has product MKRNQKKETKSRRPLKRFIALWIVFAMLVVPFANHVGKDDAKAEGKTTTTLVAENLTKDVTVETGTFALEWDAEKNALKEYKTDSDADKAYILYDGKQSVATIKIPECAAAIENLPEGKTVKFLFKTFTGEVTKEVRSVTGATPFSGADYICPEDGKIKTNTKIAIFASVDDSNPAETGVLLSIINIRFVNTAFEDLRDGIYDSSIYYHLNADALVSEAYLVAGVYGVFDYLSYMVTDAPASSETLKNAKAYTSNRHLIATSSTPKTKYAYAAYIMDGKVLEYEDLGSVQLLLDTQGPTVRCSEVQEQIGDKYETIKDKYKDGDLYYGNSENYKYIVTIKDVEKAGEGASGVDETSLSAKLDDGTNLDKPTKVQETNDTYEIIVPKDKLSKDDSKTVVVTVKDKMGTQTRFTCPLKIQQVDSSYTKLTKVTMNMSGESVNLTAKNVTIKDPNTVHVEYEFVGAGNFKNVTVKDAQEKKYTVTKTEFSEDTNRVNTWTLEYQVPAVDTEASTTVDKWIVSYMDGDTEGKLEISTKAVLYDKTPPTISDLVLQERKNGETTWKTIPGNSYTTRLNCEYRYGVVVKDDGGGSGVNPLTVKAGDKQFVEDSIDPTRFWYVIQPEDLESGRLTMTVSACDLAGNRAEEKTLPTVNKIDENLKVEKLAILNVASEDVTESVLEGKYSNKQLYLKTQISSAYRISKVELYANGSLYKTNPVAAENNAEDADSHRFTADVEIVLPGNADVNEFLEQLYIKVYDSKPQTITYPGPNAVTGQMEYIGDILYDRTNPVVKVSPAIDEDKWYQEYKLGYMIQSGEDLAKQESNLESASYQFDECVESGIVQIVEQPNQSTKYEKDEIDVPESVNVAGTKLVFEAKDMCQNEMIADKEYRIKVDKHAPEAELTVNGEIGFLNPIAGTISVNTTVSDNLTIEKATIKIVKPDGSSVEKTICSDIEGTPLVSKNYSLDALLEENVADGKYEITVTVTDKSGRSNFKTVSFVVDNISPVVTVKITDGVTAGKQPGTNFDGTVCDYYYGSDVTMLLTYEDTNISPTNVDVIDNGDAVNVTWTQVNGTNKYQAVYVAKSEGKHVIRINAKDNAGNNAEEKTVEFVKDTKKPTMVLNVNGKTAFTDPLAGTVNIQADVADDYTLNVAAITVQGPDTDITKTLCDAGNQVLTKQDGRFTITDLLGKDATDGDYTITLRVTDKAANTSEEAVSFRVDNTIPVVTAKIQDGTTAGKQPGKNFDGTDCDYFYRSNVSVLLTFEDVNIRGSKVTVTDNGSRVNVDWAAVQGTNKYQGIYTATDEGAHTIRIDAIDEAGNQAVTKQVVFIKDTVAPAITAVINGGMIYNENMGEVDLTSNSVVSFSVNDANEDVGDFNYQLIKTLPDQLPVTADVLKTDNRSFGFADEADYIVKAYSIDRAGNRSADKTVQFRIDKTAPELTISGAASGSTLKAGTTLTFSMTEAFWKDASGTITITRKASDSAAESTYKTIDFKPTARVTTLTESLTETGEYKVTFTGKDRAGHTAEATSYTVRIDTGKPIITLNGVSNNDKTTKEVEFQAQIDEDFYLTKSVRVNATRTYLDTTSYKEKTENIQVTGYNPSAPSTIIRSIFTEDGVYKLQITCSDAAGNEDTQEVSFTIDKTKPVIDEKVLSAYAGTLTSFAWDYDLNDIIYDLTVCDVHMYLNGSEYDGTSEIEDGAYEMKITAEDELGNKAEETVNFNLDTKAPTFIVTGVEDGEIKNAQYDINVSLQLDEDILDEVSLNGSPIEIKDNAATLTVADKGDYKLTMKAHDAAGNVAEKTIGFTYGEKSHVLLYVLIGVGALVLIGGGGAAFAIAAKKKKSK; this is encoded by the coding sequence ATGAAAAGAAATCAGAAGAAAGAAACAAAATCCAGACGCCCGTTGAAGAGATTTATTGCCTTATGGATTGTCTTTGCAATGCTTGTCGTACCGTTCGCAAACCACGTTGGAAAAGATGATGCGAAGGCGGAAGGGAAAACTACAACCACACTTGTTGCGGAAAATCTGACCAAAGATGTTACGGTAGAAACCGGTACATTTGCACTTGAATGGGATGCTGAAAAAAATGCATTAAAAGAGTATAAGACAGATTCGGATGCTGATAAGGCATATATACTTTATGATGGTAAGCAATCGGTTGCAACAATAAAAATACCGGAGTGCGCGGCTGCAATCGAAAATCTCCCGGAAGGAAAAACTGTAAAGTTTCTCTTTAAAACTTTTACAGGGGAGGTAACTAAGGAGGTAAGATCGGTGACGGGGGCAACACCATTTTCAGGTGCAGATTATATCTGTCCAGAAGATGGGAAAATAAAAACTAATACAAAAATAGCAATATTTGCATCTGTAGATGATAGCAATCCGGCAGAAACCGGTGTGTTATTGTCAATTATTAATATCCGATTTGTAAATACTGCATTTGAGGACTTGCGCGATGGAATCTATGATTCAAGTATATACTATCATTTAAACGCGGATGCTCTTGTATCCGAGGCATATCTTGTAGCAGGAGTTTATGGTGTATTTGATTATTTAAGCTATATGGTTACAGATGCACCTGCCTCATCGGAAACGTTGAAGAACGCGAAAGCATATACATCAAATAGACACCTGATAGCTACTTCTTCAACCCCGAAAACAAAATATGCGTATGCAGCATATATAATGGATGGGAAGGTGCTGGAATACGAAGACTTGGGAAGCGTTCAACTCTTGCTGGATACGCAGGGACCTACGGTTAGATGTTCTGAAGTGCAAGAACAGATTGGAGATAAATACGAGACCATTAAAGATAAATATAAAGATGGCGATCTCTATTATGGTAACAGCGAAAACTATAAATATATTGTAACAATCAAGGATGTCGAAAAAGCGGGCGAGGGTGCTTCCGGGGTTGACGAGACATCCCTGTCTGCAAAATTAGATGATGGAACAAATTTAGACAAACCAACAAAGGTTCAGGAAACGAATGACACTTATGAAATAATTGTGCCAAAGGACAAGTTATCCAAGGATGATTCGAAGACGGTTGTTGTTACAGTGAAAGATAAGATGGGCACACAAACCAGATTTACATGTCCGCTTAAAATTCAACAGGTTGATTCATCCTATACGAAATTAACAAAGGTAACTATGAATATGTCCGGAGAATCTGTGAATCTGACAGCTAAGAATGTAACGATCAAGGATCCAAACACTGTTCATGTGGAGTATGAGTTTGTCGGAGCAGGGAATTTTAAGAATGTTACAGTGAAAGATGCCCAGGAAAAAAAATACACCGTAACAAAAACAGAGTTTTCTGAAGACACAAATAGAGTAAATACATGGACATTGGAATACCAGGTTCCTGCAGTTGACACAGAGGCTTCAACTACAGTAGATAAGTGGATCGTTTCTTATATGGATGGAGACACTGAGGGAAAACTGGAGATTTCAACGAAAGCTGTCCTGTATGATAAGACACCACCAACAATCTCGGATTTGGTGCTTCAGGAAAGAAAAAACGGTGAAACAACATGGAAGACAATACCGGGAAACTCTTATACAACACGGCTGAATTGTGAGTATCGATATGGTGTTGTGGTCAAAGACGATGGCGGAGGAAGCGGCGTTAATCCTTTGACTGTAAAGGCAGGAGACAAGCAGTTTGTGGAAGATTCTATAGATCCAACACGGTTTTGGTATGTAATCCAACCGGAGGATTTGGAGTCTGGCAGGTTAACTATGACCGTTTCGGCATGCGATCTCGCCGGAAATCGTGCAGAGGAGAAGACGCTTCCAACCGTTAATAAAATTGATGAAAATCTCAAAGTAGAAAAGCTGGCAATCCTGAATGTCGCAAGTGAGGATGTGACAGAGAGTGTTCTTGAAGGCAAGTATAGTAATAAGCAGCTTTATTTGAAGACACAAATATCCTCGGCATATCGTATCTCAAAAGTAGAACTGTATGCAAATGGATCTTTGTATAAAACAAATCCGGTAGCAGCAGAGAATAACGCGGAAGATGCTGACAGCCATCGCTTTACGGCCGATGTTGAGATTGTTTTACCAGGAAATGCGGATGTAAATGAGTTTTTGGAACAGTTATATATAAAAGTATATGACAGCAAACCACAGACTATCACATATCCGGGTCCAAATGCGGTAACAGGACAGATGGAATATATTGGAGATATTTTATATGACAGAACAAATCCTGTCGTAAAGGTTTCGCCGGCTATTGATGAAGACAAATGGTATCAGGAATATAAACTTGGATATATGATTCAGTCGGGCGAGGATCTGGCGAAGCAGGAATCAAATCTTGAAAGTGCAAGCTATCAGTTTGATGAATGTGTTGAGTCGGGAATAGTTCAGATTGTTGAACAGCCGAATCAAAGTACAAAGTATGAAAAGGATGAAATCGATGTTCCAGAGTCAGTGAATGTAGCCGGAACGAAGCTTGTGTTTGAAGCGAAGGATATGTGCCAGAATGAGATGATTGCTGACAAAGAATATCGGATAAAGGTTGATAAACATGCGCCGGAGGCAGAACTTACAGTCAATGGTGAAATCGGCTTTTTAAATCCGATTGCAGGTACAATATCAGTTAACACCACGGTTTCTGACAATCTGACAATCGAGAAAGCAACCATAAAGATTGTGAAACCGGATGGATCTTCTGTGGAGAAAACTATCTGCAGTGATATAGAGGGAACACCGCTTGTTTCGAAGAATTATTCGCTGGATGCATTGCTTGAAGAGAATGTTGCGGATGGAAAATATGAAATTACGGTTACCGTCACAGATAAGTCCGGACGCAGTAATTTCAAGACAGTTTCGTTTGTAGTGGATAACATAAGTCCTGTTGTAACAGTAAAGATTACAGATGGAGTAACCGCAGGAAAGCAGCCCGGAACGAACTTCGATGGAACAGTCTGTGACTATTATTATGGATCCGATGTAACAATGCTGCTTACATATGAGGATACAAATATTTCTCCAACAAATGTGGATGTTATAGACAACGGGGATGCTGTTAATGTAACATGGACACAGGTAAACGGAACAAATAAGTATCAGGCAGTCTATGTTGCAAAATCGGAAGGTAAGCATGTAATTCGAATAAACGCGAAGGATAATGCCGGAAATAATGCAGAGGAAAAGACGGTTGAGTTCGTGAAAGATACAAAAAAACCAACCATGGTATTGAATGTCAATGGAAAGACTGCGTTCACAGATCCGTTAGCAGGCACTGTAAATATACAGGCAGATGTAGCAGATGATTACACATTGAATGTGGCTGCTATCACAGTACAGGGACCAGATACAGATATTACAAAGACATTATGTGATGCTGGAAATCAGGTGCTGACGAAGCAGGATGGCAGGTTCACGATTACAGATCTGCTTGGTAAGGACGCGACAGATGGTGATTATACAATTACTTTGAGAGTGACAGATAAGGCAGCGAATACAAGTGAAGAGGCTGTCTCGTTCCGTGTGGATAATACGATTCCGGTTGTGACGGCGAAGATTCAGGATGGAACAACTGCGGGTAAGCAGCCGGGCAAGAACTTCGATGGTACTGATTGCGATTATTTCTATCGCTCGAATGTATCCGTTCTTTTGACTTTTGAAGATGTGAACATCAGGGGATCGAAGGTAACCGTAACAGACAATGGCAGCCGCGTGAATGTTGACTGGGCTGCGGTACAGGGTACAAACAAGTATCAGGGTATCTATACAGCAACCGACGAAGGTGCGCACACGATCCGGATTGATGCGATTGATGAAGCCGGAAACCAGGCAGTGACAAAACAGGTTGTGTTCATCAAAGATACGGTAGCTCCTGCTATCACAGCAGTTATCAATGGTGGTATGATTTATAACGAGAATATGGGTGAAGTAGATCTCACATCCAATTCGGTTGTGTCTTTCTCTGTGAATGATGCAAATGAAGATGTAGGTGACTTTAATTATCAGCTCATTAAGACTCTCCCGGATCAGCTTCCGGTTACAGCGGATGTTTTGAAGACGGATAATCGTTCTTTCGGATTTGCAGATGAGGCCGATTATATAGTGAAAGCATACTCAATCGACCGGGCAGGAAACAGAAGTGCAGATAAGACAGTACAGTTCCGTATTGATAAGACTGCACCGGAACTTACGATCAGTGGCGCTGCTTCCGGTTCTACTCTGAAGGCGGGAACAACATTAACCTTCAGTATGACAGAGGCATTCTGGAAAGATGCTTCCGGTACGATTACAATCACACGGAAAGCAAGTGACAGTGCAGCAGAGTCTACATACAAAACGATCGACTTTAAGCCGACTGCACGAGTGACAACACTCACGGAATCTTTGACTGAGACAGGTGAATATAAGGTTACATTTACTGGTAAAGACCGTGCCGGTCATACTGCAGAAGCGACCAGCTATACAGTTAGAATTGATACAGGAAAACCAATCATCACGCTGAACGGTGTATCAAACAATGACAAGACCACGAAGGAAGTAGAGTTCCAGGCGCAGATTGATGAGGATTTCTATCTGACAAAGTCAGTCCGTGTCAATGCAACAAGAACTTATCTGGATACAACATCTTACAAGGAGAAGACAGAGAATATTCAGGTGACAGGCTACAATCCGTCTGCACCGTCTACAATCATTCGAAGCATCTTCACAGAGGATGGTGTATATAAACTCCAGATTACCTGTTCTGATGCAGCAGGAAATGAGGATACACAGGAAGTATCGTTCACAATCGATAAGACAAAACCTGTGATTGATGAGAAAGTCCTGAGTGCTTACGCAGGAACGCTGACAAGCTTTGCATGGGATTATGATCTCAATGATATCATCTATGACCTGACAGTCTGTGATGTACATATGTATCTGAATGGCAGTGAATATGATGGAACATCCGAGATTGAGGATGGTGCGTATGAGATGAAGATTACTGCAGAAGACGAGCTTGGAAATAAGGCGGAGGAAACTGTAAACTTCAATCTGGATACGAAAGCACCGACATTTATTGTAACAGGTGTGGAAGATGGAGAGATCAAGAACGCACAGTATGATATCAATGTGTCTTTGCAGTTGGATGAGGATATTCTGGATGAGGTATCTCTGAACGGTTCCCCAATTGAGATCAAGGACAACGCTGCAACGCTGACAGTTGCAGATAAGGGCGACTATAAGCTTACAATGAAAGCACATGATGCAGCCGGAAATGTGGCTGAGAAAACAATCGGCTTTACATATGGAGAGAAGAGTCATGTACTCCTGTATGTATTGATTGGTGTCGGTGCACTTGTATTGATCGGTGGCGGTGGAGCAGCATTTGCAATAGCCGCAAAGAAGAAAAAAAGTAAATAA
- a CDS encoding serine/threonine-protein kinase produces MTKEGTVLDGKYEILAEVGRGGMSIVYLARDKRLNKQWAVKEIKNDGKKSAKTLLKGLEREANILKNVDHPVLPRIVDIINQDGTIYVVMDYIEGDTIQDRLKKEGAQPQELVVEWGLQLASALNYLHNMNPPVIYRDMKPSNVMIKPEGGVKLIDFGTAKEYEIENNADTTALGTRGYAAPEQFGDSKGRGIYNTDARTDIYNLGATLYHIVTGKNPCEPPYEMKPIREWNPMLSSGLEKIILKCTQADPDDRYQNCTELMYALEHYDELDDSYRKKNKKKLALFSATAVLAIVAGVTAGIGYSGMQKIKLNNYNQYIENGMNYCREENYEAGTAEFKKAIELDGSEEKAYEQYIQAYIDAKNKAEAAGTESALNLDDALTLVSNRISSKHGGVEKNSAVLYKLALTYFEEERSYSQAAKYFAMIDEKDAEYGKLASFYKSISELRSDSTSDAAELMQAVNDFATYNENNFTNQEATKFVNYRIIGEIYSTNVGKDIGASIAEQASTVMEQAVTDLSEYSGNELDESDIMDLNYRYDDNLIVIYEQLAKENADNDTVASGYYSMAIGYCEDYIGILKMKVDEDDSITLGGTSVNAYNQSYYNKMMTEARCYDAQGKTDDALAVYEEAEKVFGTDNEWSDNVYAEHLDYLYRLCEAKEQDPRLWPAKIPDLTRQLVQVYDNGANVSGIDSNKTWYKRKDTLQMLKDGNYDAVEEEGTQTPDETSEDAQSAEMGE; encoded by the coding sequence ATGACGAAGGAAGGAACCGTATTAGACGGAAAATATGAAATATTGGCGGAAGTCGGCCGCGGTGGTATGTCTATCGTATATCTTGCCCGTGATAAACGTCTGAATAAACAGTGGGCAGTCAAAGAGATTAAAAATGATGGAAAAAAATCTGCGAAGACTTTGCTCAAGGGATTGGAACGAGAAGCGAATATCCTGAAGAATGTAGATCATCCGGTATTGCCACGAATCGTAGATATCATCAATCAGGACGGAACAATCTACGTTGTAATGGATTACATCGAAGGTGATACGATTCAGGACCGCTTGAAAAAGGAAGGCGCACAGCCACAGGAATTGGTTGTAGAATGGGGATTGCAGCTTGCAAGTGCCTTGAATTATCTGCATAACATGAATCCACCGGTTATCTACCGGGACATGAAACCTTCGAATGTTATGATCAAGCCGGAAGGCGGCGTGAAACTGATTGATTTCGGTACAGCGAAGGAATACGAGATCGAGAACAACGCGGATACAACTGCACTTGGTACGAGAGGATATGCAGCGCCGGAACAGTTTGGTGATTCAAAAGGACGTGGTATCTATAACACGGATGCCAGAACCGATATTTATAATCTGGGTGCAACCTTGTACCATATCGTGACAGGAAAGAACCCATGTGAGCCGCCATATGAGATGAAACCGATCCGGGAGTGGAACCCGATGCTTTCCTCCGGTCTGGAGAAGATTATCTTAAAATGTACACAGGCAGATCCGGATGACCGTTATCAGAACTGTACAGAGCTGATGTATGCGTTGGAGCATTACGATGAGCTCGATGACAGTTATCGTAAGAAGAATAAGAAGAAATTAGCCTTGTTCTCTGCGACGGCAGTGCTTGCAATCGTTGCAGGTGTGACAGCCGGAATCGGATATTCCGGAATGCAGAAGATAAAGCTGAACAACTATAATCAGTACATCGAGAACGGTATGAATTACTGCCGGGAAGAAAATTACGAAGCGGGTACTGCAGAATTCAAGAAGGCAATCGAGCTGGACGGCTCCGAAGAAAAAGCGTACGAGCAGTACATACAGGCGTATATTGATGCTAAGAATAAAGCAGAAGCGGCTGGCACAGAGTCCGCTTTGAATCTGGATGATGCACTGACTCTGGTGTCGAACCGAATCAGCAGCAAGCATGGAGGCGTTGAGAAGAACAGTGCCGTGCTTTACAAATTAGCACTTACATATTTTGAAGAAGAGCGTTCTTACAGTCAGGCGGCAAAGTATTTTGCGATGATTGATGAGAAGGACGCAGAATACGGAAAGCTTGCAAGCTTCTATAAGTCTATATCGGAATTGCGCTCTGACAGTACATCCGATGCGGCGGAGCTGATGCAGGCAGTCAATGATTTTGCAACTTATAATGAGAACAACTTCACGAATCAGGAAGCCACCAAGTTTGTCAACTATCGTATCATCGGTGAGATCTACAGTACGAATGTCGGCAAAGATATCGGCGCAAGTATTGCAGAGCAGGCAAGCACTGTGATGGAGCAGGCAGTCACGGATCTGAGCGAATACAGTGGAAATGAACTCGATGAGTCAGATATCATGGATCTCAACTATCGGTATGATGACAATCTGATCGTGATTTACGAGCAGCTCGCAAAAGAAAATGCTGACAATGATACTGTTGCGAGTGGTTATTATTCTATGGCAATCGGTTACTGCGAGGATTACATCGGTATCCTGAAAATGAAAGTCGATGAAGACGACAGTATCACACTCGGCGGAACATCCGTCAACGCGTACAACCAGTCTTATTATAACAAGATGATGACAGAGGCGCGCTGCTATGATGCACAGGGTAAGACGGATGATGCGCTGGCAGTATATGAAGAAGCCGAGAAGGTATTTGGAACAGATAATGAGTGGAGCGACAACGTGTATGCGGAGCATCTCGATTATCTCTACCGTCTCTGTGAAGCGAAAGAGCAGGACCCAAGATTGTGGCCGGCAAAGATCCCGGATCTGACAAGACAGTTGGTTCAGGTGTACGATAATGGAGCAAATGTAAGCGGCATCGATAGCAATAAGACATGGTACAAGCGGAAAGATACCCTGCAGATGCTCAAAGATGGAAATTATGATGCAGTGGAAGAAGAGGGAACGCAGACACCGGATGAAACATCCGAAGATGCGCAGTCCGCAGAGATGGGAGAGTGA
- a CDS encoding PP2C family protein-serine/threonine phosphatase, which yields MEYIAAYHTDVGTRKETNQDSLAIKVVNTQEGNVAFAIVCDGMGGLAKGEVASKEVIEAFCTWFDDTLVDEIQNGTFTEQKLVTEWDEIIQTQNKRLGAYGEENHLQLGTTVSAILLYKDQYFIVHVGDSRVYELTKTAKQLTNDQTFIARELAAGRMTPEQAKVDPRRSVLLQCVGASPVVEPEFTKGTATRNAVYMLCSDGFRHVISPEEIIEKIGPDEASDEEKMNYGAIYLTELVKNRGERDNITVAMVRTI from the coding sequence ATGGAGTATATTGCAGCATATCACACGGATGTCGGCACAAGAAAGGAAACAAATCAGGACTCTCTTGCGATTAAAGTCGTGAATACACAGGAGGGAAATGTGGCGTTTGCAATCGTATGTGATGGCATGGGCGGACTTGCAAAAGGGGAAGTTGCCAGTAAAGAGGTTATCGAAGCATTTTGTACATGGTTTGATGATACGCTGGTAGACGAGATACAGAACGGAACATTTACAGAACAGAAACTCGTGACAGAGTGGGACGAGATTATACAGACACAGAACAAGCGGTTAGGAGCATACGGGGAAGAAAATCATTTGCAGCTTGGTACGACGGTATCCGCGATTCTGCTGTATAAAGACCAGTATTTTATCGTACACGTAGGAGACAGCCGGGTCTACGAGCTTACAAAGACCGCGAAGCAGTTAACGAACGACCAGACATTTATCGCACGTGAGCTTGCGGCGGGACGTATGACACCGGAACAGGCAAAGGTTGATCCGAGAAGAAGTGTTTTGCTGCAGTGTGTTGGAGCATCACCGGTAGTAGAACCGGAGTTTACGAAAGGCACGGCAACAAGAAATGCGGTCTATATGCTTTGCTCTGATGGATTCCGCCACGTGATCTCACCGGAAGAAATCATAGAGAAGATCGGACCGGATGAGGCGTCAGATGAAGAAAAAATGAATTATGGAGCGATATATCTGACGGAGTTGGTAAAGAACCGCGGGGAGCGTGATAATATCACGGTAGCTATGGTTCGAACGATATAA